Below is a genomic region from Henckelia pumila isolate YLH828 chromosome 3, ASM3356847v2, whole genome shotgun sequence.
AATTTCAATCATTTTATTGGGCTGATCTTGGAGAATGTTTGGGTCAATATCCATCAATGGCCCATCTCGGATGGTGAATACTCGAGAGATGGAGGCGTCTAGAATTGTTCAAGCACCTTATATAAACACACTCATTGTCGAAACCCTAATTATACATGAGCACTGTTTCCCATTGTTTCTTCTTTGTGTCTCTGCGCTTGCAATCGTGTCTGTTTTTCTGAAAAACGAAGCTGAATTTTGTCCAATTGGTGAGTTCCTCTCTTTCCTCGTTTCGTCTACTCATGCCTTGTAATTTATGATTCtctataatgaaaatttttctgtTTCGATTTGATTGTGAGGTGGGTCTAATTGGAAATATTGTGGCTTTGAGATTGAGATatcatttgatttttaaaaGAGATGGTTGCGGTCATCACGTTGGGAAGTACGGATTATTGGATACATAGATTTTACTTCTTCGGGCTTTTCCTTGTGTTTTAAGCTTAGTTTTAACTGTGGATTGCCTTCCATTACTTATTTGTCAAAGTAGTGTTAATTTGTTTCTTTGTAATGTTTATGAGAAATTGTTAGCAGGAGTACATATGATCTAGTGGCTAGTAGGGAGATGTGTACACATCTAATGTCCTGGTAGTTTGTGTTTGTGATGTGAGTTCTTTAGACAATGTTATTGCTAACTCTTCATTTTATGAGTCGATATCATTGTGCTCGTTTGTCATTTatcgtatatgtatatatgttggGCTGTTGGTAGCTGGTATTTTGCTATCTCATTGTCATTTGAGACAggatattttattttctgaatCAGTTTTAAACTCAATTTCCCGTACCTGTTAACTAGGAAACCACAAGTAAAAACCAAGGAAAGTTGTTCTTGTAAATTTTAGAATGGTTTATTCTGAAAATTACCACCCACCAAGTATCTTGCATAGTGATTACTAGTGAGAAGAAGAATTGATTCAAATCTGCTTGCTCTGCTATTCCCAAGATGCGTCTGCATCTTACATTAATACATTTAGTACCTTgccaagttattttgctgtcgGACCTGGAAAGTATAATTGATTTTGTCATCAATCGCAGCATCTTTATTCATAGTTCTGTGTTTGTTTCAGGTTCTTCCGCTCGTTGCCGGTTCCAGTGTGTCCAAGTCGAAGCTTCTTTTATGTCCGAACAAGCCATTCTCTTCTTGGGACTTATTGGGTTGCTTGGAGAATACTGTCCTACATCGAGAAAAAAGCACCCACACATTTGCGAAAACTTCGGCTGTATGTATCTTTTGTCATTTCTGGAACACTTGGAGCTGTGTGGTTGCATCAGAGTTTCAACTGATCGGTCATTTCACGCTAAAAAATCTTTGGAGGATACTCTTTTGATGAATCCCAACACTCAGTATCTCTAACGTGAGTGTGTTGTGTCGAAATATATCGTACCAGAGCAAAGATGGCTTTGCAAAATATAGGTGCCAGCAATAGTGATGATGCCTTCTATAGGTATAAGATGCCAAAGATGATCACCAAGATTGAGGGCCGTGGAAATGGGATCAAAACCAACATTGTTAACATGGTTGACATTGCAAAGGCTTTGGCCAGACCAGCTTCATACACCACTAAACATTTTGGTTGTGAACTTGGGGCGCAATCTAAGTTTGATGAAAAAACTGGGACCTCCCTCGTGAATGGAGCACATGACACTGCCAAACTTGCTGGTCTTCTAGAGACCTTCATTAAGAAGTTCGTGCAGTGCTATGGTTGTGGAAACCCTGAAACCGAGATCCTGATTAACAAAAATCAGATGATCCAACTGAAATGTGCGGCTTGTGGTTTTGTTTCTGATGTTGACATGCGGGACAAGCTCACATCTTTCATAGTAAAGAATCCTCCTGAACCTAAGAAGGGGTCAAAAGACAAGAAAGCTCTTAGGAGGGCTGAGAAGGAGCGACTTAAGGAAGGTGAAGCAGCAGATGACGAACTGAAAAAGCTTAAGAAAGACATCAAGAAAAAAGGCTCGTCAAAGGAAGGGAGCTCCAGCAGAAAGAAAGTAGGAAGCTCGGATGAGGAACGCAATTCACCTCCTCGAAGCTTAGCTGCTCAGCAGGAAGAGGACACCGAAGATGATGATATTCAATGGCAAACTGACACTTCAATGGAAGCGGCTCAACAACGCATGAAAGATCAACTTACTTCTGTTACGGCTGACATGGTGATGCTGTCTACCATCGAAAAACAGAAAGTGAAGAAGCCAAAGGCGACTGTTCGGGCACATGATGGTTCAAGAACTGCTTTAGCCACAAAGGATGATACTAAGACCAAGAATGGGAAGACAAATATTGAGAAACTTGTTGAGGGGATGAGAGAAAATATTAGTGGAATGGATGCTAACCAATTCCAATCCTATTTAGGAACACTATCGGGCTCTTCTTCTCAGGAGGTGATGACTGCTTTGTACGAGGCACTCCTGGAGGGTGTTGATAAAGGTTTTGCAAAGGAGATTACCAAGAAAACAAGCTATCTTACAGCCGCTCTTGGTCAGAATGAGAACTCACAATTGCTTTTGCTACGAGCTATTGAAGAATTCAGCAAAAAGCCAAACCCACACGCAGTGAAGGAAGTGGCCCTCGTTTTGAAAGTTCTGTATGATGCTGACATCTTGGAGGAAGAAAACATCATGCAGTGGTATGATGAAGGAATTGCCGGAAGCAACATTGACTCTGCTGTATGGAAGAATGCTAAACCTTTCATTGATTGGCTCCAGAATGCCGACTCAGAAAGTGAGGAGGAATAAAatgtttgtttcttttatcaGGCAATCGTCATTGTTGGTTTCACTTTTGAACCTTGCCACATTTTGTTTGTCTCTCGGCCCATAATTATGTGGACTGTCATGTGTGTTGTGTTTTGTTCCATTTGGACAATCTTTATCCGAATTGTCATTTATATCAGTTGAGTTTTTATCACAGTAGCAGACTACAATGGAATTTACTTAAAAGGCACAGTATGTAGTAGTAAGCACCACTTTCTTGGGAACACTTCTTCCCTCTTCACAAGACATTTGACCATAGCTTCCACAATGCTCGTTAGTGTTTAAGGGTGCCTCTGAAGTCATCTCATTTATACAACCATGGCTCATGTAACAACACTGCATAAGGCGATTATGGGACGTGGATAAGATGCGACTCTGGTTGTATTCTAGGCAACCCCTTAGTGTTTAAGGGTGCCTCTGAAGTCATCTCATTTATACAACTATGGCTCATGTAACAACACTGCATAAGGCGATTAATGCGACGTGGATAAGATGCGACTCTGGTTGTATTCTAGGCAACTCATTCTCTTCCTCCGAATTCGCAGCCGTTATTTGGGAGGCCAGGGCACGAACAAAAGAGAAAGTAACTTAGCATTATATGAAATCTAGAATGAATGGCATGCAGAGTTTGACTTTACGTAAAATCTAGCACTTCGTGAAccaaataacataacataagAGCTCCTCAGCTCCATTCCTAAATTTTGTTTTATCGCATGCGATGTTACTTCTGTTTATCTTATAACTGAGATATTATGTATAGAGATCTCGGTAGTAAGATATTGTGTGctaaaagtttattttaagtgttCTATAGCTTTTATATGAAATTTTCAATTATCTTATATGTATGTAGAGCgatattatgatttttttaaatatttattctaTTACTCAAGAGGGAGTGTCTTACCTAAAATAACCACTCTTATCTAAAtgctaaataaaatatggtatttaaattttaaaattcaattagacacattttccccaatttttttttatttgtatacAAATTTAAATGTATAAGATGTTTAACaaagaaaaatatcaaatcaGTGGTCAAATATTTGAAAGTTAATtctatttttatgttatataaAACTATAATATTTAAACTATCACCGTTGTATATAATACCTGTCCCCTGTATAGCAGTCAATACTTTCACAATGACATAAATAGGAACCAAGATCCCAATCGTTCGCAACATCAACAACTGCAGTGGGAAAGAGTGTGATAAGTTCTCATAATCtaaatttcaagaaaatcaTTAAGATGTGTAATCTCACCATGAACAGAGAAACTGAGTATTCGTCAGCACTATATAGGATAATTGGTAATGTGTGTCGTAAAACCAGAAGAACTATGAACTGAAGAATGAGAAAAAGTATCATGAGTGAATTTTTCTTTAAAGTAAAACATAAAGAGCTAGATGATATCTTGGCACGAGTCCAGATAGTTTAGAGTATCAGACCAAAATTTTATGCACTGGTGTAActagtaaatatgttagaatgTACTCTTGTAACTTGATGAAAATGCCGCTCAGGCAAGAATATGATGAGGGAAAGTATAAACTATTTTTGAAACGCGGCCATATACGAAGGTTTGATAACTATAATCCTCATGCAACTCTCAAAAAATTGGATGTTAAAATGAAGATAAGCCAACTACCAATATGTGTCTGTACAATGCGCATTTGAACATTAATAGTTTGATGTTAAAACTTGTATGATCATGACTCTCATTGTTTCTGCATCTTCGAAGGATGAGTTTTTATGGAAGAATGACACTTGCAGATCACACAAACACATACATTCGCGTAGATCACGTTAGATTACGATGAAAGATAAAAGAGAGAATAATACAATCACAGTGATTATGCGACAGCATAACAGGCTTCGGGAAGTGGGAACTGGATATTCCTCAAAGTTTGGATCAAGAAAACTCCCATCGGTAGAAGCCATGGACATGAAATGAGGAGCGTGCAGGTCCCTTCTCAGTATCTCCCAGTTTCCCCTGAGATATATATAGATGAGAATATGTGTGTCTACTTGTGTATCAAGACAGGTTTGTTCCAAATTTAGGGAGGCAAAAATGGACCTGAAGTTCACCACCATAACTGAATAGAGGCGGCGACGCTGTATAGTCTGGCTTGAATTGCTACAATCTCACCATTTATGAAGAATTAtgatacataaaattatttcaataaGGTATTTAATTTGTAGATTTGTTCTTACGACGGATCTAGTAACTGAATGCATTCAAAAAGTTCTCATTTTTATTACTCGAACATAAATGCAATCATATATTCAGAAAATATGCAAATAAAAATTGGAAATTTGTTATACGAAAACGTGCCGAAAATTTAGTTTTCATACGAGCTGACAATCGAACAGTGAGTTCAGAAATCATTTGCATTGTCATGTTCCATGTCCCAAAATGTGTCAAGAGGCTCACCTGATGGCAAATCTCGCAGATAGTATCACCTTTTTCATTGCACCACCTTTGCACACACGTACGGTGAACATACTGTAAACAAAAAAAACACCATATAGTCACTTTTTAACAATATAGAAAGCACCCAATAAACATAACACATTACACAGTGGTCTTTGTAAACTTCAGCTGTTCAGCAATAAgtgaatatattatatcatactACAGTCGTTGTATAGAAGATCTGAACTCTAACCTTCAAGCTTCCACGACATGAACATGGAGTGTCCATGTTTGAACCGTCATCTTCGTCATGGCAAATCCTGCACTCTCCAGATTTCTTTGTGAAAGATATCAGAAATAGAAtggaaaaaaattatgatttttaaataaaaaataattaaaaaccaaTTAAGTTTTTTAACATTTAACATCAGAAATAAACTAGAAAGGAATTatgattattaaataaaaaaaataattaaacaaaatattacttTATACAAAAATCTTGCAATTGAAGTTAAaggaaaaattatgaaaaatgatCTTTGGGATACCTAGTATTAAGTATACTATTATGACTTTTCTAAGCTAACATAGAGAGGACATATTATATATTCTATATAgttaattttgtataaaaatattttttttgtaaattacTATTGACGaatattaattttcattgaacaTGTTATGAATCGAATAAGTAAGTGTACTAAAAcacatatttataaaatataatacacTAAATAATCTATATGTGTTTTTTAAAGATGAAATAATCAAAAGTAAAAAATTAATTCTAATAATGCTAAtaaattatctcaataatttatatttattataaaaattatctcATAATTAAGTTCTAGATAGTTATAATTCatctattttttaaatatctcgttaatttctttttttatgaataaaattaaaataaataaactaatcaaattatataatgtaaataaaaattagaaaaatttacAAAAGAGTACTTAAAATTCATCTTCTCAATGCTCAGTTTCATTGTATATGCATTGTAAAAAAGAtagaaaattgttttttgatCTTacgtttgtttgtttttttttgcaattttggtcTTCTATGTTATCAAATATCTGGTGTAGTCCGCTatctttttttgttgttgttgttgaaattttagtctttttttcgaCTGGAAGCTGACATGGAACCAATACAATGATGTGTCATGCTGATGTTTACTATGTCATCTCAACACTCCTaatgaaaaatgactaaaattgtaagaaaaataaaaaaattatagaaatAAATGTGAAAATTGACGACATAGAGGGACAAAATCGTAAAATGACAAAATTACATGACAAAATTGCAGCTTTTCctaaaaagtaaagaaaatttATTGAAGTTTTTCAAGTGAATTTGTGGAAAAGTATTGTAAGCTTTGCATACTCAATGagacattaattaaaaaacataatttttaaaatcaaaaattaaataaagtctCATATTAGGgtattttttaacatgtttagtCAATTCAACCTAATAATTAAACACGGTGCTTCCAACACTACCAAGGtcaataaattattttctttcaataaaaattaatttaatagaaCTACTACCATTACGTGTAAATTGAATGAGTTACTTTgtacaaataaatatatttggtgagaaatagaaatagaaataaaatagaTAATTTCTTTTTTGTAAATATTCTCTGGCACtaatattttttaacatttcACAACATTTttatgcaaatatttttaagaaagaATAAGAAACAATTAAAAGGCAAATTTGATAAAGAGAATTTTAGTTTAAGTAAAATTTATAGCATGCAATAACATGAAACGCTATATTtcttatgatatgttgatgtTTATGGAAGAAAATGATGAAGAATGAAGAAGTTTACGAAGAGATTATGGTTGATATTATGTATGCATGtaaatattttgatatcttGTGTAGACTTGTGGTGACAATTACGAGATTTGTGTCCCGAGATGAGTTTTGGGGAGGGCCTTTTCAAAAAATGAAAGTTTAATGTGTATATCGGCGACAGTCGGTATGAGACGGTACGTATATTGGCACAAGGATGGTATGGGTTGTACCAATTTGTATATTTATTGTACAACGACCATGATCATGGGACCCAGGACCTCTAATGGTTGCCACATTTACGCATATTTCATCCCTACAAAGTGAAGTAGTGGATTTTATTTGCtatgcatgattatgtgttaGTCACCTTCATTGCATATTACAATTTTTATTGTATACGTTATTACATAagtatgcttgttgagtctttagactcattaTGCTTGAATGATGCAGATGAAAATGAAGAATTTACTGATTTATAATTTGATCATGGGGTCGAGTAGTGAAGGAGGCGAGAAAGAtttgcatggcacggatgtCCGGGAACCTTATGTCAACCATGTCTACGAAagtttatgcatgtttatgtgaacTCATATTTTAGCATGTCATTTTAAGAgcaaatcatattttaaatacGTTATTTTGAGATCGAATATTTTATAGTTTCAAGTTTCGCATGTATGAGGAAGTTCTGGTGTTTCCGTATGCGTTAGCATCATTTTGTTCAAATATATGTTACACAAATTTTGAGTCATGAGATTTTGAGTCGTTTGATTGAACTTAATTTCACACATGGTATTTTGTACCATGAGCACGATGCacgttttataaaaaaaaaaaattattccgcATTTCATAAGCATGATTGAGAAATACGGGACGTCATAGagcagacaaaggaaaacaagttATCAGTGACTACAAAGAAGTTTGATAACATTAAAATGAAACGAGGTGAATCAATTGACTGAATTTGATGAGAGAGTCAGCAGCATAGTCATTGAGTTGAGTGAATTTGGAAAAGTGTATCCAAACCGAGAAATCAAATTGAAAGTAATGAGAGGTCttcccaaggagtgggatgtcaagaccatatctatgagagagtcaaaagatcTCAACAAGATGGAACTGCATGACTTGTTCGCGGATTTGAAGACCTATGAGTTCGAGCTTCAAAGCAGAGAGGGTTCAGTCGACCACCCAAGTGTTGCGTATTTTTGTTCCCGCAAGTACActgtgtcaagttttaatagaGTGTAAGTAGAGTATCGTTACCACGAGaagtaatattgaaaattattaagtacttgcaattaaaatagtctaaactttatctaaaaaattaaataagaaattTTGGTATTCAACTTAAAATAACTTCAGAAAATTTCAGCCAAGCTCACACACACTTGGAAAAATATCAATGAGTGAAAATGGTCTAGatattttgatttcacctggtttcgacaacaactactcctaattaacttattttcattaattctattcaattaatagccaagaacacttaattgtattattttcctctcccgagcaacaaataatgtgtatcaactaagattcaattccaatatccctattaaaaatctaggctTAGTCATATGTgaaaaacaatgttctttctaaGACTCCATTAacattatatactctcccgagctatataaacaattaacggtgtattttctaatgatcctattcaaaatccacTCTTTCGAGCAatgattttgaataaatatgacaattcaattaatgatcaagtaattgaaaagacaatcaaaactagaaaaaaacaattaatctagtaaaattcaatccaataaaaataaaaagttgtAGAAGTGTCTGCACTAGGCTACGTGTAGtaaccctgcattgaatcacctactaactgacaactatgacatgcattaatcttaattaaaacataattacttaaaagagtaaaacatgcggaaacataacccatatcaaacttaataaaatagttcAAAGCTTAAActatagtagcccgtaaccaaataaGGAGATTTAGGATCTAATCGCATTTACTAaacttgagttcggacgctccgaaaggaagatcggaggctccaaacgtgatcggacgatccgaagccaggatcggaggctccgaacgtgttcggacgctccgtcagcaagttcggacggtccgatcggagtccagtattacgtcattgcttacgtcagcaagatgacgtcacgACTGACGTATTAATGGAACTTCGGACGCttcgaagtcgagttcggatggcccgaacgtgttcggaggctccgaagtagggttcggatggcccgaactccggctataaatagaggtgccgagattcattttcaagtgcaccattcacctctcttctctcgattccttggtcttccagcttagatctagggctttttaggcgtcccgttgggaatccagaagtggcatagcggtccagatgtcgtagcggagctgtggcctagttttgaggcaatcgatagcaaagggctgacgacggacgcatgtatagcttttgcttcctaaaaatatttaggagtatgcaataacttagttaaggcttttagatcactataatgatattaataTCATTTGACATTGTAGCGCGGACTATAGacgtggacttagagctggtagagcttgcctagtatttgaggtacgaaagtactgttcga
It encodes:
- the LOC140887716 gene encoding eukaryotic translation initiation factor 5-like — translated: MALQNIGASNSDDAFYRYKMPKMITKIEGRGNGIKTNIVNMVDIAKALARPASYTTKHFGCELGAQSKFDEKTGTSLVNGAHDTAKLAGLLETFIKKFVQCYGCGNPETEILINKNQMIQLKCAACGFVSDVDMRDKLTSFIVKNPPEPKKGSKDKKALRRAEKERLKEGEAADDELKKLKKDIKKKGSSKEGSSSRKKVGSSDEERNSPPRSLAAQQEEDTEDDDIQWQTDTSMEAAQQRMKDQLTSVTADMVMLSTIEKQKVKKPKATVRAHDGSRTALATKDDTKTKNGKTNIEKLVEGMRENISGMDANQFQSYLGTLSGSSSQEVMTALYEALLEGVDKGFAKEITKKTSYLTAALGQNENSQLLLLRAIEEFSKKPNPHAVKEVALVLKVLYDADILEEENIMQWYDEGIAGSNIDSAVWKNAKPFIDWLQNADSESEEE
- the LOC140890144 gene encoding uncharacterized protein — translated: MASMMAFSTTLPITIAPTSTYTVMATLITVIRHLQNYLTKSGECRICHDEDDGSNMDTPCSCRGSLKYVHRTCVQRWCNEKGDTICEICHQQFKPDYTASPPLFSYGDTHILIYIYLRGNWEILRRDLHAPHFMSMASTDGSFLDPNFEEYPVPTSRSLLCCRIITVILLMLRTIGILVPIYVIVKVLTAIQGTGKTLPLE